The genomic interval GAAAATTAACAAAATCTGCAACAAAGAACGTGTAGGTTTGTATAGTGCTATCACTATATCTTTTACCTTTTAAGTATAAGTAGAAATTATTTAGAAGTTTTTTCTGATCTTCGGTTAAATTTCGTTTAAAATTTTTCTTTTTAGGTAGTTTGCTAGAATCTACGGTGGTTATGTTTTTAAAAGTATTTAAAATTAAAGCTAAATTTTTTGTAGTGTCTTTTACATACCAAGATTTTAAAGAATAACTCCAAGTAGCATCAGGGATTTTTCTCATCAAATTGATTAAAGAATTGTTATATTTGAATTTAACGAGTAATTGAGACTCGTTTTTATAAGTCTTTTGTTCTAATAAAATTGTAGGTATTTTTTTCATAAAGCACTTAAATTTAATGAAAATTATATAAATAATCAATTATTTGGGGAATTATATCTAATTCAACATTTTGGATCACCAGTAATATTTATTTTTTAGATTGAATTATATTCATGCTACATAAAACAAAACGATTGGTAATTTTATCATAACAAACATAAATACCTATTGCATTTATTGTGTATCACATTTGTAAAATGGACAGCATCAAAACAATTACTATTATCATCTATTTTTAACCCAAATGCTTGTCCTCATTTCTAAAGGCATTTCTTTAATCATTTTTATTTTATCAACACCAAGGTTTCTAAGAATTTGATAGGTTTTATTGCCTACAGAAGACTTTTTTTTAATTGATAAAGGTGCTAAAATATCTTTTTTAAAACCTGCTTCAATCTATAATTGATTATTTAGTTTTTGCTTCTCTAGTGGCAATTTTAGAAACAATTTTGTTTTGCGACATTCCGAAGGAAATAGGCAATCTACTTTCTTTAATAATCCACTGACGTAATTTTGAATAAATCGAGATGTAAAATATTTTTTTTCACGATGTAAAGTTGGCTATAAATCCATACATTTGGTGTTTAATATTGTAGCTTTATGTGTAATTTATCAAAAAACATCAAACATTTAAGAGGTTTAAAAGGGTTAACGCAAGAGTCTCTGGCGGAAGAATTGTCGGTAACAAGATCAAGAATAAGTTCTTATGAAGAGGGTAGGTCGTCGCCTAGCATCGATTTTTTGATAGATTTTTCTAATTACTTTAAGCTGCCAATAGATATTATTGTAAGAAATGATTTGACAAAAGCAAAAGATGTTTCTTTTATTGAAGTTGGAAATAAAAGAGTATTGTTTCCGATAAGTATTGATGCTGAAAATGAAAATTTGATTGAGGTGGTTTCGGCAAAAGCATCTGCAGGTTATTTGTTAGGGTATGACGATCCTGAATATATTGAGCAATTGCAAAAAATAAAATTACCTTTTTTACCAACAGGAAAACACAGAGCTTTTCCGATAAAAGGAAATTCTATGTTGCCCATGAAAGACGGTTCTTATGTAGTGGCAGAATTTGTAGAAGATATAAAAGAAGCTAAAAGTGGACTCTCTTATATTGTAGTTACAAAAGACGATGGAATGACATATAAAAGGTTAGAGAATAGAGTAGAAGAAAGGCAATCTTTTTTATTGAAACCAGATAATCCTTCTTATCAACCTTATGAAGTGCCTGTTTCTGAAATTTTAGAATTATGGAAATTTACCTGCAGTATTAATACACAAGAATATGAAGAACACGAATTAAAATTGAGTAGTATTATTCAAATGTTTAATGGGTTAGGAGTGGAGTTAGAAGCTTTGAAGAAGTCTCTGATTTAAATATTGTTTCAAGAAGAAATTTTTCCGATACGAGGTCAGGTATTCGTTTTTAGTGATGTTTTTAATTAAAAAAGCACTAGGATCAATTTCCCTTTTTCTATAGGAAGTTAGAATTTGTAAACGTTCTTCTTTTTTTTTGTGAAAAATTTGCTTTTCCATAAATATTTTGCATTCTTTTTAGTTTACTCGTTTAAAGGCATCTAAAAAAAAATAGACACACCATCGTTTTGATAAATTTTCTTTAGCAGAGTATATTTTAGAAATAGAGAATTGTTTTTTGTTTTCCAAATCGTGCTCTAAATCGTGTTCAATTTTAGATTTAAAGGAAAGGAGTACTTGAATGTTATGCATAAAACAACCGTTTAGCGTGAACAAAACTGTTGTTTTGTAGGTGATTTTACTTGTAGCGAGAACGGGATTTGAAACCGTGACCTCAGGGTTAGATGATGACTGATATTTGAAAGCGAGAATAAAGACTACTACAAGAAACTTTAATAGACGCTTAAAAATGGTAGCAGATAAAGTAGGAATTGATAAAAACTAACCATGCACATCGCCTGTCATAGTTTTGGGAATATTTCAGGTGATAAAATTACAACTCAAATGCTTCAAAAGCTATATAAACATTCATCAACTACAACTACTATTTTGTATCAATCTAATTTTATGCAGCAAAATAATTATTTCATCAAAACCCCTTGTTAAATAGCTGCTAGAAGTAAGAATGCCACGTTTTTTGAAAAATAGAGAAAAGTAAAAGGTGATTTTATATATAAGTTCTCTGTGCTGTCTTTTAGTAAGTTTCTTCAATAAGTATTAATTCGCTTTCTTCATTTTGTTCCAATAAATTCTTCAGAAAAGGAAGGTAATATTATAGAGATATCATAATTTTAGCTACCAGTGCCTATAAAATTGTATTTTAAATTTTGAGTGTTTAAAATTATGAAAGAGGGAGGAAGGTCTTCTAATGTTCTCTTTTTTGAAAACTTATATAAGTGAGTTGTTTAAATTAGATACAAAAGTGCGGATTTCACATATTTAATCTTGTATGAGATATAAATACTTTTGTGAAGTCAGCTTTACTAAAAATATGAAGCACTTCTATCAAAAGTGTAAATAGAATTTAAAAATAATCAAACTTTGTTTGTTATTTAAGGTGAAGCAAGTAGGAGTTATAAAGTGAATGAAGACAAACACTTAAACCTTGCTTTAGATGAAAAATTATGTCAAAAATTAATTATAGAAAATGTACAGATTTTTATATCTGATGGTATAGATACTAATTTTGAAGCAAATGAGAATCTATTTAAATATTTTGGTTCTTACCAGACAGCCTATTATCAATAATATTCGAAATTTCTAAAAAAGTAATTGCAGGTATTAATTTAATAACAGACAAAGACAAGTCAATAAAAAACATTCATATTTTTGGCAGGTTTAATAAAAATGAAATCTTTATTAAATATTTAACGCTGTTGAAAAAAGACATTATTATTATTATTATTAAAACTTCAGATTGTAAAAACGAAAGTGCCTTAGGTGCTGCTTTATTAATGAAAAATTATATAAAATAAATAGAATATGTTACAGAATAGAAGAATTTACTTACCGCCATTAAGTTTAATTGGCCCTGGTGCTTTAAATGATTTAGGTGAAGAATTAAAAAGTTTACCTTACAAAAAAGCACTTTTTGTTACCGATGAAGTTTTGGTGAAAATTGGTGTTGCTCAAAAAATTATTGATGTAATGGAAGCTTCAGATATTGAAGTAGTCCTTTTTGATAAAGTGCAACCGAACCCTACTTGCCAAAATGTAAACGCAGGTTTAGAATTGTTAAAAGACAATTCATGTGATTTTGTATTGACTCTAGGAGGTGGTTCTCCACAAGATTGTGGTAAGGCTATTGGTATTTTAGCAACAAATGGTGGCGATATTAAAGATTACGACGGTATTAATATGTCAAAAAAGGCAGCGTTACCAATTGTAGCAATTAATACAACTGCTGGTACAGCGAGTGAGGTTACTATTAATTATGTGATTACCGATGCGGAACGTCATATAAAAATGGTGATGGTTGATAAAAATTGTTTAGTATCAATTGCTGTAAACGATCCAGAATTAATGATAGGTATGCCTGCAGGGTTAACTGCAGCAACAGGAATGGATGCCTTAACACATGCTATTGAAACGTATGTAACAAAAGGAGCTTTTGGTTGGTCTGATGCTTTGGCATTAGAAGCAATTAAATTAATTTCTCAAAGCTTAGAAATTGCGGTTGTAGATAGTAAAAATTTAGAAGCAAGAAGTAAAATGGCTTGGGGGCAATTTATTGCAGGACAAGCATTTTCTAATGCAGGACTTGGTTATGTGCATTCTATGGCGCATCAATTAGGAGGAATGTATGACATGCCTCATGGTGTTGCAAATGCAATTTTATTACCTCACGTAGAAGCGTTCAACTTACCTGCTTGTGCCCATAAATTAAAAAGAGTAGCAAGAGCTATGGGAGTGGGCGTTTTAGAAATGAGCGACACACAAGGAGCCAATGCAGCTATTTCTGCAATTAAAGCTTTATCAAAATCTGTAGGAATTCCTTCTGGACTAAAAGAATTAGGTGTAAAAGAAGAAGATTTTGCTGAAATGGCTAAAAATGCCTTAGAAGATGTATGTACTGGAGGAAACCCTAGGGAAGTTACTTTAGAAGATACCATTGCAATCTATAAAGCCGCAATGTAGTATTTTTATAAAAAAAAGATTTTACCATATTTAATTAATTATTATTTTTAATGTAAGTGTCTATGAATAGTCAAAAACCAACTTTAGGTGAATTTATTATCGAAAATCAATCAGCTTTCGCTTATTCAAGTGGTGAATTATCTAGTCTGTTAAACGCAATAAGATTAGCT from Polaribacter sejongensis carries:
- a CDS encoding XRE family transcriptional regulator — encoded protein: MCNLSKNIKHLRGLKGLTQESLAEELSVTRSRISSYEEGRSSPSIDFLIDFSNYFKLPIDIIVRNDLTKAKDVSFIEVGNKRVLFPISIDAENENLIEVVSAKASAGYLLGYDDPEYIEQLQKIKLPFLPTGKHRAFPIKGNSMLPMKDGSYVVAEFVEDIKEAKSGLSYIVVTKDDGMTYKRLENRVEERQSFLLKPDNPSYQPYEVPVSEILELWKFTCSINTQEYEEHELKLSSIIQMFNGLGVELEALKKSLI
- a CDS encoding iron-containing alcohol dehydrogenase, whose protein sequence is MLQNRRIYLPPLSLIGPGALNDLGEELKSLPYKKALFVTDEVLVKIGVAQKIIDVMEASDIEVVLFDKVQPNPTCQNVNAGLELLKDNSCDFVLTLGGGSPQDCGKAIGILATNGGDIKDYDGINMSKKAALPIVAINTTAGTASEVTINYVITDAERHIKMVMVDKNCLVSIAVNDPELMIGMPAGLTAATGMDALTHAIETYVTKGAFGWSDALALEAIKLISQSLEIAVVDSKNLEARSKMAWGQFIAGQAFSNAGLGYVHSMAHQLGGMYDMPHGVANAILLPHVEAFNLPACAHKLKRVARAMGVGVLEMSDTQGANAAISAIKALSKSVGIPSGLKELGVKEEDFAEMAKNALEDVCTGGNPREVTLEDTIAIYKAAM